The nucleotide sequence cttataaatccattgaacttttattatgccaaactgacttaaaacagcttgcgtaacgtataaaattaagttagaacatgattaacttagtttattaagttacaatgacctaaaacatatgctgtcacgactaattgatcatagattttttatacagtgaagcatatgtatattttttatttatttaaaccattATTTTATAGGGATAGATTTGTATATTAGATATAGATTTGTAATCTCTTTTTCAAGAGAGTCCTATAAATATACACCGacataaatatgtaaaacagatAAACTAACCAGATTTAAAAGTGTAAGTATTTAGTCATATaggatttgtaaaaaaataatttacattcTGATTTGGGATCagtatgttatgaagcggacaggagacagaggtaaggaaacgttagggtgtttattaaatgacaacaaggagcacatgaaggatagccaggaggatcaggaatgatgttggggtcttttcctccgtggctgggtaacaggaatacacgaggatggacagcacacaccagatacagctgacagaggatgacacagacttggaaggactggaagacaggacgattcgggaggaccaggaagactaggaggaatacaaagagaacaggtaagtaaatcgtttgttttagctgaggatgactacgctgagtggtcgctcagttgtccgctttcgtcgagacgagcccggacaatgagcgactggagtgctgtgcttttatctggtgctcgtgaatgtgatgcagctgtgtgctcattagaagtcaggtgatggtgatcttcgtgagtgggggtcgtgagagcctgaccaatccatgacagtacccccctccccagggcccgctcctgagggccgacacctccgacgccgtggtggtctccctctgcctctaggcgctgggaactcagggtggctctcatgaaactccaccatgagactaggatcgagaatatcagctctgggaacccatgtcctttcttcggggccgtacccttcccagtccaccaggtactccaactggccaccacgacgtcgggaacgcaagatctccttcactgcgtagacggctccttcttctaggagcagtggaggagggggttcctcttcgtggtcaggctctgtggagggaagaacaggatcgtgatagggtttcaggagtgatacgtggaatgtagggtgaatacggtagtgagagggtaattgtagtttgtaggtgacggggttaacctgttccacgatggtgaagggaccaacaaatcggggacttaacttgcgagagggcagtcgcatgcgtatgtcccgggtggatagccacaccttttgtccgggtgtgtatctgggttcttcagaccttctcctatcggcggttaccttgcttcgacggactgccctctgcagatgttgatgagcctcgtcccagactctctcgctctcccggaaccagtgatccactgcggggacatcagatggttcgccatcccagggaaagagcggtggttggaagcccaggacgcactggaatggcgtgagtccggtggagggttgccgcagtgaattttgggcatattctgcccagcccaaatactggctccaggagttctggtgaccactgcagaaggtcctcaggaaccgtcccacctcctgaatcttcctctctgtctgcccgttggtttggggatgatatccagaagagaggctgacggccacacctaggagcttgaagaaggctttccatagacgtgagatgaactgtggacctctgtccgacacaatatcttctggaataccaaatgacctgaagacttgattaaagatattgtcggcagtttcaaaggctgtgggaagacctttcagagggattagtttgacaaactttgagaatctatctactatgactagaatacaggtattaccttctgacgaagggaggtcagtgataaagtccactcctaggtgtgaccagggacggttcggaatcggcaagggatggagctttccagcgggtagatgacgtgggctcttggattgggcacagtccttacagccctgaatatattgcctcacatcccttgccatgtttggccaccagaatcgttgggatactagcgagagagtattgttgatccctggatgtccagtgcctagcgaggtatgtaaggagtggatcagatctacccggtgttcaggtggtatgaactgccgatgaggagggcatcccggcggagcaggggcttccggagtggcaacgactggaggagcgttccaggtgatcggacaaatggagatgtgttcgggaagaatcttcgttgggagttcttcatgatcgtgatgctcgtgtaaacgagagagagcgtctgctcttagattcttgggtcctggacgataggaaatggagaaatcaaaacgggagaagaaaagtgaccatctggcttgacgtggacatagtctcttggcctctttgatgtattggaggtttttgtgatctgtgatcacctggaacggatgtttggctccctccaaccagtgacgccactcctccaaggctagcttgattgctagaagctccctgtctcctatgctgtaattctgctccgccgggctcaacttccgagagaaataggcacagggatgcagtcggggcggtgtatcatgatgttgagataatactgccccgacgccggtggtggatgcgtccacttccaccacgaaaggaagatttgggtcaggatgagtcaggagtggggcccttgtgaactccttcttaagaaggcggaaggctgcggctgcttctttggtccactccagtcctttgggtttacccttgaggagattagtgagaggtgatgtaatcctgctgtagtccttgataaaccgtctataaaagttagcaaacccaagaaacctctggagctccttaatggaagtgggttctgaccaggatagaacagcctcaattttcttcccatccatacgtataccggtttggtcaatgatgtatcccaagaaatgaatcgacttctggtggaatgagcatttctccgctttgaggtagaggtgatgttctctcaatgtgtgtaggacctccgcaacgtgttggcgatgttcggcctcactccgggagtaaatgaggatgtcatctatgtacactattacacagtggtgaagaaactcccggaggacttcatgaatgaagttttggaatacggagggggcgttgaccagaccgtaaggcatgacctcatattcatagtggccagtaggggtcacgaatgctgtcttccattggtccccctcacgtattcttatcagattatacgcgctgcggaggtccaatttagtgaagactttagcttctcggagctgttccaaagcggctggtaccagaggaaggggatatcggtattttactgtaccgttatttaggaccctgtagtcgatgcatggacgcagccctccgtccttcttggccacaaagaagaagcttgaggcggctggtgattttgagtgacgtatgtacccctgactcagagcctcccttatgtaatcttccattgcctgattctctggaagcgagagcgggtagatcctacctcttggcaactgggcatctggaactaggtcgatcgcgcagtcccatggccgatgcggcggtagctgggaagctctcttggggcagaagacatcatgaaaggagctgtactccttaggaatgtggatagactgcttctcaggagggctctcgaccgatgttgcaaacaaagaaatggggttccgaccttgaagagggagatttggaaaacaggcaggtgtacatccagatccccatttctttatctctcctgtgccccaagagatgatgggatcgtgcttcaccagccacgggcgccctagaatgatgtccatatttgcaccctccagaaccagaaattgaatcctctcttgatgtaacaaccccacttgaagaaggatgtcttcgcattgtcgatggatacgggtcgaagatcgagtgcactgggttatcggttgtatctggtatatatgcgaggacgcctcagtacggaggtggagttgacgacagagggattgggagatgaagttccctgctgacccggagtcgatgagggctgtgacaaggagagaaatagaggcagtagttatttgtacggtggtagtaagtggtttacattgttcaatattcgtactgaatacactcactgaagtccgaatgggacgaaggggacactccatacgggtgtgtccactgacaccgcagtatagacacagaccccgggtcagcctcctctgtcgttccgctgatgtcagtcttccagactctattatcatgggttctggttctggagaggctgttgactcaggcgattggaggagtgcagacgagggggtgatggtgtcctgttgataggaacggagacgatcggaacatcggagagaatgttggatgaatctctccagacccattgtatcatctaatgtggccagttggattcggagagtgggttccaagccgagccggtacgtggtcaacaacgatctctcattccatccacttgcagctgctagagtgcgaaaccggagagcatattcctgtgtagatagagtaccttgctttagatgatacagctgctctccagcggctacttccccatcagaacgtccaaacacctctttgaaatactccgtgaaggtagtgatggaattcatgaccggcccggcttggttccagatcgtctcagcccatttaagtgcaggtccagagagtagagatacgatgtaggcgatcttcgacttatctgtgggatatagagaaggttgcatttcgaatatgagggaacattgtaacagaaaaccattgcactcccccgctccgcctgagtagggcgctggtcgggccatgggactggaaggaagggccgaagaagaaactgtggaggcggaagtgctcggtgctggtggtgcgttggaaagtggagctggtggctgtagaatccgcttcaactggtccaccagctcttgaaggtgatcgggggtgctcatgttgtcgtcgttatgggtccgggcttctgttatgaagcggacaggagacagaggtaaggaaacgttagggtgtttattaaatgacaacaaggagcacatgaaggatagccaggaggatcaggaatgatgttggggtcttttcctccgtggctgggtaacaggaatacacgaggatggacagcacacaccagatacagctgacagaggatgacacagacttggaaggactggaagacaggacgattcgggaggaccaggaagactaggaggaatacaaagagaacaggtaagtaaatcgtttgttttagctgaggatgactacgctgagtggtcgctcagttgtccgctttcgtcgagacgagcccggacaatgagcgactggagtgctgtgcttttatctggtgctcgtgaatgtgatgcagctgtgtgctcattagaagtcaggtgatggtgatcttcgtgagtgggggtcgtgagagcctgaccaatccatgacacagtATTTGTGTAtccaataaaactaaataaataacacaaactattaactaacatGTTCTGTTGTGTCATGTAACATCCATTTATCACAAATTAATCGGAAACTATATAGTTCTGAACATATAGACATGAAATTAGACCTTCCAAAATTGATTTTGTCTAGTAAATACCTGTAAATATTTTGCACAAAAAATGATTTATGATTACATTAGCAAACATCAACACTAATCAGCAGGTTATCCTATTGATCTGAGAATAATGATACACAAATAATCACTGTTGTTATATTAAATTTGCAACatatgtatttgtaatttgtttccaattgcatatattaaaacattaaaatcattacaaaatgattaaaattatgtAATGTGGGTGGGGAGAAGtggtaaatgtttttttataatactTCTCAAGTAATAGGCCTAtactgaaattatttaattatacattgttaaacaaaaaaaaatgataacaattcatttacaacatttaggtgatctttatttattaatattattaattattattgtcaaCAAATGAGTAAAGTTTAAAAGATGCAAAAGAATAAAGacgtaaaatgacaataaattaatattttgaggTTGTACTGTAATTCAGAAGTAGTGTGGCTTAAATGTTCAACTGTTGCTTGTCTGTTCTTTTAGTGTATTGTTTTATATGGAGCGTGTTTTAGCTATAGTTTCGGGAGTTTTCTGTTTCTGTTACCCTGATCGAAGTTGTTTATTTCCATCACTATGGAAAATACACTGTATTGTGCAttatttgttcaaattaattcattcaaaacCTTTAATTTAAAGTCAATGTAAATAATTGTGCTTCAACatctaaacaaatttatttatttatttatttataataatagttattaaaaaaatcatcCTATGCTTGTCTTTTTATATGATGTGTTTTAATATgtaatcaaatgattcttgttctagatatgcctgacaagattttCTGGTAAATAAACTATTAGACTGAATGATATTTTTGtgggtattttaaataaatcatagtaaaatcttattttagttcattttaaccacagtactttttaaagaaaatccTTTTCTTCGTTGACCCATAAATCAGAGCATTATATCAAAATGTAAGATGTACATGTTCAGAATCAAAAGAAAGAATCTTTCATTATTGTACAGTAAATACCTCCACATATATACAccaataggcatgggccggcataagattctgatggtttgattaccttgaataaaaatatcacggtttcacagtatcatcatattgtgatttctgctctaaaatatggtctttttaaatgtctggataaaaaaacaacacatcttaccccctattgaacacaatatatttcatttaaaaaaatattcaaaatattttggaacaacagcttttgatgtggagggtccttgagatactgttgccctaaaaaaactaaataaaatagttttaaaaacatgtaaataatactaatattattagaataaataataTTCTGAATACTACATACTAATTATTACATATCCCATAGGAACGgcataacagaaaattttggcagttttaaaaccttgactttccaaaccacagtaaaccttgaaaatggttattgtcccACCAATattggctgcacgatattggaaaaatctgacatcgcATAATTTTTTTACCTGCGATATTGTGCGCTATGAATATATTTTCACCAGCTCAATTATAGTtctatttgaaaatatttcattaatttagatagACCGATCAAGACTTTTTCTATGCATTGCATCTGTTGAGATTATAATAAActacaagtaaataaattaagattttctggggagtctaacagtatttaagtacaaaaaatttaaatcaaatgtaaaataacatggtcatcattgtataaataatttaaaaatgtaaaattttataaCTTTATCActgaatctttaataaataatctaattctgctatgtgactattgcagatacacacattgtgatatcggtGCTCAAACggtatattgttcagccctaatatgGGCAACTTTATAATGCCCTATTGATTGATCTTTCAAACAgagcctatttataaatatttatacacctaatttatccatctatctagatCACGCAATGGACCAACAGAAACCCCAGAGCTGCAGCTTTGAAGACAGCAACCCTAAATCCAGCAAGAAAAGATCTCGGGCAGCATTTTCCCACGCACAGGTATATGAGCTAGAGCGACGCTTTAACCTGCAGAGATATCTGTCCGGCCCAGAGCGAGCAGACCTAGCCGGAGCCCTCAAACTGACTGAGACTCAGGTCAAGATCTGGTTCCAGAACAGGAGATACAAAACCAAACGGCGTCAAATGGCAGCTGAACTCGCCTCAACTCCCACAACAACCCTTGCAAAGAGAGTGGCCGTGAAGGTACTAGTGAGAAACGATCAAAGGCAATACAACACAGAGGATCTGCCCAGTCCTTCTGTTCCTCCTTTATACCAATCATTCCTTATTATCCCTACATGTTCTGCTTCCAGCCGTGGATCTCGGGAAACACTTTAAGCAGTGGGATGTACTGATTTAATGGAGTTATAAATGATTCTGAAGACAAAAGAGTCATAAGAGAACAACTGCTATTCATTCAGAAGGATTATAAATGCTGAATATTAAACTGAACAAGATGCAAATAAAAGAGTTATGTTACATATTGATGATGGCTATCAATAGTTTTACAAATGATTATTAAGCCAAAGCAAAGACAATCTATTCTACAGGTAAATTGCTAGTCATTTGTTGAACGGTGGCCTATAAAATGTATCTGGACAGGTAAAGCACACTTAAAATCAGAGGCGTGTTTGCTTTAgataacaaaatatgaaaaccaAAGAGTGGCTGCAAACAAATTTGGTGGATCTACGTGATTTATTGGCATTTGACAAAGTCACAAAGAGCACAGATGATTTACAACGTAACAAGCTTCTGTTTGTAAAATGTTGTTTGACATGACTTgatatttgttcattaattcaaaGGCAATGACATACTTTTAAGTGTGGCTGAAAATGTTCAAATGTTGGTTTTTTTAAAGTGCAGGTGAATTGTTTTGTTATGGAGTGTGTTGTAGCTATAGTTTGGGGAGTTTTTCTGTTAGTATTTTTTCACTGATTAAAGTTGTTTATTTCCATCAGTGTGGAAAAAACACTCTGTAGTACATTATTtgttaaaatcatttaatttcaatCCTGTCTCAAAGtaactgaaaattatttactTCAAATGATTTTCACTCAGAAATGTTTGcaaaaaatatccaaatatatATACTACAAGtgctggggaaagttacttttgaaagtaatgcattacaatattgaatcACTCCCCAAAAAAGTGACTAGTTGCATTAATTCGTTATTTTTTAGGGAAAATAATGCATTATgctacttttgagttactttcaagttactttttcatacctgcctgaggcttgatctcttttagAACTCTCAgggtatttttcttttatttaaatagagaagctctgcatttaataaCACACTGTACAAACTACACCCTcgtttaccttaaaaaaaaaataataaaattttattatgttaccttctgagaacttcctgacactATACATGTCATATAAACACattaatgaaagttgaaagcaatgtgtttgctacttttgtatttttgtcttattagttcagtaaaatcactgtcaatTGAGACTATAATGCCCGCTtttttccatgtgttcaaaataatgagaatacttccatcacagaaatgtaaggctctgccatctttgTTTCTGTCTGTTTCCACGGGGAGCatattctctcattgagtgtgatttAACGTGATTACACTAAATTAAATTCagcaaactatttttaaaagtgcattaatctaaaaagtaacttaagtttcattttttaaaaagtaaattattattgcttagtttttttaatgcattactttacttgttatttagaaaagtaataatattacataatttgCATTACTcgcaaaattgtatatatattttgttcctcttgatttttgctctttttaaaaatatatatttaatattttttcctaacataaatttgggctactaactTGTGGACCtggattagctccagatttggcttccgTACCAACTGATCTAATGTATATgagcaaatataatattgtacagcatcctatagaaaatgggcgacaaggtggctcagtggttagcactgtcacctcacagcaaaaaggtcaccggtttgagcctcagcttggtcagttggcgtttctgtgtggagtttgcatgttctccctgtgttcgtgtgggtttcctccgtgtgctccggtttcacacagtccaaagacatggggtataaGGGGATTGAATGAACTCAATTTatcatagtgtgtgaatgtgagagtgtatgggtgttttccagtacggggttgcagctggaatggcatccgctgtataaaacatatgctggataagttggcggttcattccgctgtggtgacccctgatgaataaagggaaattggaaaatgaatgaaggaatgaatcctagtgaaaatgttaatttaaatgtgAGCTTTGTGAAGGCTGTACTTatgtatgctgaacactgtacaaacatacattatacacacactgacacacacacacacacacacacacacacacacatcataaagttacaaaaaaaaacaacaaaaaaaaacaacatgtttcTGAAACAATTTAACCGCAGAAGCACAaatcttaaaaaggtattatcaACATGTGGAGACAAATGACTTAAAGGCAATAATTTGAGAGGAAGAAATGATCAAAATGTTCTTTGTAGATAATAGCTTGACAGCTGACATGCTAACAAGTACATAAAAGTCAGTGAAAACACCTTCGGCACATAAAAGTAAttattctatttaaaataaatcaagagCAAAATCTAGTATTGAGGCTGCAACACTCCACAAATATGTTCGAAATAGCATTACATTAATTTACTGAAAGAGAGCCAATGTGGGATTAGAGTTACAGTTGAAATATCAAATTATCTTTAATCTACTCTGTCTCTGACCTGGCATACGAGACTGCAGTTCATTTTCATAAAGAACAACAGTGCTGGACAGACTGTTTTGAAAAGTCTGCAGTCTTGTGCTTGAGAATGACAGTATCTCTGAGGTCAAACAAATGAAGTGCTTTTACGTGCCAGATAACATGCTGTCAAAAGGGTTTGCAATATGGGAGAATTTTCAATCagatatgtgcatgtgtgtctttCTCTCATTCAGCAATGTCTATTGATtgcattttaagtgaagtttatttataaactaatttcgagtggatcacgtgcttatcattgcttgcggctggtctcACATTGTCctatttatgattcaccaatcaaatgattcctaagccactataaataccctaagttccatataacagtcatcttcgttttgaagaatccccacttccatccctactcctcctcctttcctaaatgggtgacacggtggcccagtggttagcactgttgcctcacagcaagatcgtcactggttctagtccttagtAAGCCAGCCGACGtatctgtgcggagtttacacgttctccccatgctcacgcgGATTTCCCCCTAGGtttcctggtttcctcccacagtccaaaaacatgcaacttaagttaattgactaatccaaatcggcaccatagaggtgctcctagtaagtagttatctcttaagagcaatcactatctgttcattagctactacagcaggggagttctagagatctacctgagctcaaactcccctcttgccttgcaaatgggagggggCCCCGGGATCAAGATTCTTATGCACtgaggcaattgtgctaaccactgagccaccatgccgccttagTTTTAAATTGTATAAGAAATTATACATAGGATTAGGtccatgaaataattaaaaaagttcTGGAAGTTTATTACCGTTTTTTTGTATCGTAATACACAACAACAACCCAAGCATTACATCACTCCAAACCATTAAAAATGCCAATAAATGTCACCTTTCCAAAAACTCTTCAATATTAAAAGTTGTCGGATGAaggatcaaagtcccataatgcaatttaaaacataaatggACACGAAAAACTGGtaatttacagatattgtttgtttttcattactGAAACTGCTTTCATACACACATCAAAGGTTACTCAGCTGTTTAATGCACTTATTAAATGAGTTGCATAAGCATGAATTCTACTTCATCCATGCCAACATAAAGCAGTTCACATGAGTTTAAGCAGCCCTTTCCTGATATCTGCATGATTCAGATACTGTCAATAGACCATGTCTATGTTGCACAACAGAACCTGGCTGAAGCCCAGAGCACATTAATCATGAGCGCTTGAGGAGAAAACACCCTCATAACGGCAGGAGAAAGAGGTTCAATATCACCAAAATACAGCATCCATCCCCTCTGAAACCTGCATCCACCGCAGTCATGTGTTTGACACAGTCAGTTCAGATTCATGGATGAAATCAGAGTAACGTGCCATGTTTTGTTCATAGCTTGACAGACATTTTAGAGAGAAATGTGGATTTCCGGTTTTGCGTCAGTCGCTTCagaaattaaattcaaaattaaaatatagAATTATTGTAAATACAAGAATAATTCCCATATAGAAATCGGATATGTGGCGATATATGTAAATTACACACATGACTTAgaagttcatgtttggatttcacagatataaaatatatgtcatataagcaacatatttcaaaatatagattttttcaaccattggaattacatatatgtttaaatatatattagctataattttatatatgtgtgttcatatatggctAAATATTAGATTTCAGTA is from Danio aesculapii chromosome 13, fDanAes4.1, whole genome shotgun sequence and encodes:
- the nkx3.3 gene encoding NK3 homeobox 3, with product MANNRTPFSIHNILNQGLECGKNSSFDEEYAGEKRTQDSSSSVPVNAGAESAQTRISSCVLVLESSSSDQHSCEEESTGEDNSLERRHDHAMDQQKPQSCSFEDSNPKSSKKRSRAAFSHAQVYELERRFNLQRYLSGPERADLAGALKLTETQVKIWFQNRRYKTKRRQMAAELASTPTTTLAKRVAVKVLVRNDQRQYNTEDLPSPSVPPLYQSFLIIPTCSASSRGSRETL